In Pseudomonas sp. R76, one genomic interval encodes:
- a CDS encoding FAD/NAD(P)-dependent oxidoreductase encodes MKPIVIVGAGPAGISAARTLLDHGIKPCLVDESLRGGGQVYRRQPANFQRSAKQLYGFEASKAEAVHRTLDELAPLIDYRPQTLVWNAEDGRLDMLNDGRAESLEYAKIIVATGATDRILPVPGWTLPGVYSLGAAQIALKYQGCAIGERVAFCGSGPLLYLVAYQYAKAGAKVVAVLDSAPFSAQCRALPALLGQPVTLAKGVYYRAWLTAHGIPVHQGATLTQIDGEQRVKGIRWGQHTLDCDAVAFAHALRSETQLADLLGCEFAWNGLNRAWLPQRDSAGRSSINGVYLAGDGAGIMGADAAQMAGERAALAVLQDAGIATDQRRAAVLEQQLASIQRFRHGLETAFPFPEHWAAQAPDALILCRCEEVSVGDVRAVVDEGHWEINRVKAHCRVGMGRCQGRMCGLAAAEIVAERSGREVENVGRLRGQAPIKPLPFGVEVQP; translated from the coding sequence ATGAAGCCGATTGTGATTGTGGGCGCAGGCCCGGCCGGCATCAGCGCGGCGCGCACCCTGCTCGACCATGGCATCAAGCCTTGCCTGGTGGATGAAAGCCTGCGTGGCGGCGGGCAGGTTTATCGGCGCCAACCGGCCAATTTCCAGCGCTCGGCCAAGCAACTCTATGGTTTTGAAGCCAGCAAGGCCGAGGCCGTGCACCGCACGCTGGATGAGCTGGCGCCATTGATCGACTACCGCCCGCAAACCCTGGTGTGGAACGCCGAGGACGGGCGCCTGGACATGCTCAACGATGGCCGTGCCGAGAGCCTCGAGTACGCGAAGATTATCGTCGCCACCGGCGCCACCGACCGCATTCTGCCGGTGCCCGGCTGGACCTTGCCCGGCGTCTACAGCCTGGGCGCGGCGCAGATTGCCTTGAAGTATCAAGGCTGCGCCATCGGTGAGCGCGTGGCGTTTTGCGGCAGCGGACCGTTGCTGTACCTGGTGGCGTATCAATACGCCAAGGCTGGGGCCAAGGTGGTCGCGGTGCTCGACAGCGCACCGTTCAGCGCGCAATGCCGCGCCTTGCCGGCGCTGCTCGGGCAACCGGTGACGTTGGCCAAAGGTGTGTATTACCGCGCCTGGCTCACGGCCCATGGCATTCCCGTGCATCAGGGCGCGACGCTCACGCAGATCGACGGTGAGCAACGCGTCAAAGGTATCCGCTGGGGCCAGCACACCTTGGACTGCGATGCCGTGGCCTTCGCCCATGCCTTGCGCAGCGAGACGCAACTGGCGGATTTGCTCGGCTGTGAGTTTGCCTGGAACGGCTTGAACCGCGCCTGGTTGCCACAACGCGACAGCGCCGGACGCAGCAGCATCAATGGCGTGTACCTGGCAGGCGATGGCGCCGGAATCATGGGCGCCGATGCCGCGCAAATGGCCGGTGAACGCGCGGCGTTGGCGGTATTGCAAGACGCGGGCATTGCCACTGATCAGCGCCGCGCCGCCGTCCTTGAGCAGCAATTGGCGAGCATTCAGCGCTTTCGCCATGGCCTGGAAACCGCCTTCCCCTTCCCCGAACACTGGGCCGCGCAGGCGCCGGATGCGCTGATCCTGTGTCGCTGCGAGGAAGTCAGCGTCGGCGATGTGCGCGCCGTGGTGGATGAAGGCCACTGGGAAATCAATCGGGTCAAAGCCCATTGCCGCGTCGGCATGGGCCGCTGCCAGGGGCGCATGTGCGGGTTGGCGGCGGCGGAAATTGTCGCTGAGCGCAGTGGCCGTGAAGTTGAAAACGTCGGGCGCCTGCGCGGCCAGGCGCCGATCAAGCCGCTGCCGTTTGGCGTGGAGGTGCAGCCATGA
- a CDS encoding NAD(P)/FAD-dependent oxidoreductase yields MIDVIVLGGGIVGASAALMLAHKGQRVALVERDFCGSHSSGVNYGGVRRQGRPLHQLPLSQRAHQLWADLPGLIGIDGEYVRSGHLKLARSHADFAALQTYAEHTRGFGLGLQLLDHAELRARFPWVGDIAVGASLCPEDGHANPRLVSPAFARAAQRHGADIYEQAEVIRIEHDGQQFQVHCANGLHLQAPWLLNCAGAWAGSVAAQFGEPVPITSAHPAMLVTEPLPVVMNVSTGVEGGGIYARQVARGNCILGGGRGFALGPLTARPGQAAVLEILRNAGELYPFLKGAQAIRTWSGTEGYLPDHEPVIGPSSTQPGLLHGFGFAGAGFQLGPAVGEALAELVCSGASRQPIEAFSIRRFQA; encoded by the coding sequence ATGATTGACGTGATCGTATTGGGCGGCGGCATCGTCGGCGCGTCGGCGGCGTTGATGTTGGCGCACAAAGGTCAGCGCGTGGCGTTGGTGGAGCGCGACTTTTGCGGCTCGCATTCCAGCGGTGTTAACTACGGCGGCGTGCGCCGTCAGGGTCGGCCCTTGCATCAATTGCCGTTGTCGCAGCGCGCTCACCAGCTGTGGGCGGACCTGCCGGGGTTGATCGGCATTGACGGCGAGTACGTGCGCTCCGGGCATTTGAAATTGGCCCGCAGCCATGCGGATTTTGCCGCGCTGCAAACCTATGCCGAGCACACCCGAGGCTTTGGGCTGGGCTTGCAGTTGCTGGATCACGCCGAGCTGCGCGCGCGGTTCCCGTGGGTTGGCGATATCGCGGTCGGCGCTTCACTGTGCCCTGAAGACGGGCACGCCAACCCACGCCTGGTGTCGCCGGCTTTTGCCCGCGCCGCGCAGCGTCATGGCGCCGATATCTACGAGCAAGCCGAAGTGATTCGAATCGAACACGACGGCCAGCAATTCCAGGTGCATTGCGCCAACGGCCTGCACCTGCAGGCGCCATGGCTGCTCAACTGTGCCGGCGCGTGGGCCGGGAGTGTCGCCGCGCAATTTGGCGAACCGGTGCCGATCACCTCGGCGCACCCGGCGATGCTGGTCACCGAGCCACTGCCGGTGGTGATGAACGTGAGCACCGGGGTTGAAGGCGGCGGGATTTACGCGCGCCAGGTCGCCCGTGGCAATTGCATCCTGGGCGGCGGCCGTGGCTTTGCGCTGGGCCCGCTGACGGCGCGTCCGGGGCAGGCGGCGGTGCTGGAGATTTTGCGCAACGCCGGCGAGTTGTACCCGTTTCTCAAGGGTGCCCAGGCGATACGTACCTGGAGCGGCACCGAAGGTTACCTACCCGATCATGAACCGGTGATCGGCCCCAGCAGCACCCAACCTGGCCTGCTCCACGGTTTCGGCTTTGCCGGCGCCGGGTTCCAGCTCGGCCCGGCGGTCGGTGAAGCCCTGGCAGAGCTCGTCTGCAGCGGGGCCAGCCGCCAACCCATCGAAGCGTTTTCCATCCGTCGTTTCCAAGCCTGA
- a CDS encoding ABC transporter substrate-binding protein: MHTRIALSCLTLALLATTAHAAPTLYLGMNGGTMERVYADKVLPAFEKANNVKVVIVPGTSSDILAKVQANKDNPQMHVMFLDDGIMYRAISMGLCDKLTPNPTLEQIPTKAKIKDEAVAVTLGVTGLGYNAKMFKEKGWAAPTSWMDLADPRFKDKVVFQSLASSTFGLHGFLMFNRIQGGSETNVEPGFKAWPKTIGPNVLEYIASSAKISEMVQTDEAAIFPLTPTQVTTQKLLGIPMEYAQPKEGAVVLNVAECVIARNDQPELAQKLAAFLLTAEAQAPALEEGDQIPSNPTTPTTDKTRARVEAMQGYLQTAISIDWDQVNQARPEWNARWSRSIER; the protein is encoded by the coding sequence ATGCACACACGTATCGCGCTGTCCTGCTTGACCCTCGCGTTGCTCGCAACCACCGCGCATGCCGCGCCCACGCTGTACCTGGGCATGAACGGCGGCACCATGGAGCGGGTGTACGCCGACAAGGTACTGCCCGCGTTCGAGAAGGCCAATAACGTCAAGGTGGTGATCGTGCCCGGCACCTCGTCGGACATCCTCGCCAAGGTCCAGGCCAACAAAGACAACCCGCAAATGCACGTGATGTTCCTCGACGACGGCATCATGTACCGCGCCATCTCCATGGGCCTGTGCGACAAGCTCACGCCGAACCCGACCCTGGAGCAGATCCCGACCAAGGCCAAAATCAAGGACGAAGCCGTGGCCGTGACCCTCGGCGTCACCGGCCTGGGCTACAACGCCAAGATGTTCAAGGAGAAAGGCTGGGCGGCGCCCACCTCGTGGATGGACCTGGCCGACCCACGCTTCAAAGACAAGGTGGTGTTCCAGTCCCTGGCCTCCTCGACCTTCGGCCTGCACGGCTTCTTGATGTTCAACCGCATCCAGGGCGGCTCCGAAACAAACGTGGAGCCGGGCTTCAAGGCCTGGCCAAAAACCATCGGCCCCAACGTGCTCGAATACATCGCCAGCTCGGCGAAGATCTCCGAGATGGTGCAAACCGACGAAGCCGCGATCTTCCCGCTGACCCCGACCCAGGTGACCACGCAGAAACTGCTGGGCATCCCGATGGAATATGCGCAACCGAAGGAAGGCGCGGTGGTGCTGAACGTGGCCGAGTGCGTGATTGCGCGTAACGACCAGCCGGAACTGGCGCAGAAACTCGCAGCCTTCTTGCTGACCGCCGAAGCCCAGGCGCCGGCATTGGAAGAAGGCGACCAGATTCCGTCCAACCCGACCACGCCGACCACCGATAAAACCCGCGCGCGGGTGGAGGCCATGCAGGGTTACCTGCAGACGGCGATTTCGATTGATTGGGATCAGGTGAATCAGGCACGGCCGGAGTGGAATGCGCGCTGGAGCCGCTCGATCGAGCGCTGA
- a CDS encoding MBL fold metallo-hydrolase, which translates to MNAFLKRACMAIAVAAAPLVSAAHTTDEHLPSVQYVEGQLPLTWSSGAANCTAANEDFQVHAFNANLYILRESGCVNAEKPFLYLLFGEDRAILFDTGAGSDTDPSTGRVPDVVGAVDKVISQWLAKHNRRSLPLVVTHLHSHADHTWGDALFVKRPNTTLVKPGDVEALKTFFGIANWPQQVGTYDLGGRVLDIIPIPGHDTTSIAVYDRQTAVLLTGDSVYPGRIYVNDADPQVTQDSLQRLVDFTRTRLVAHVLGSHIEQRAPYVDNLKGQHYAPQEVGLALGRAHLLEMLEAAKLRTGQGDQSRITQKSYRDFTFCGVYPTCAPVNVPAQNAGK; encoded by the coding sequence TTGAACGCCTTCCTCAAACGTGCGTGCATGGCGATCGCGGTTGCCGCAGCACCGCTGGTGTCTGCCGCGCACACTACGGATGAGCACTTGCCGAGTGTGCAGTACGTGGAGGGTCAGTTGCCGCTGACATGGTCCAGCGGTGCCGCGAACTGCACGGCTGCCAATGAGGATTTCCAGGTCCACGCCTTCAACGCCAACCTCTATATCTTGCGCGAGTCAGGCTGCGTGAATGCGGAAAAACCGTTCCTGTACCTGTTGTTCGGTGAGGACCGCGCGATCTTGTTTGACACCGGCGCGGGCAGTGACACAGACCCGTCCACCGGCCGGGTCCCGGATGTGGTCGGTGCCGTCGACAAGGTCATCAGCCAATGGCTGGCGAAGCACAACCGGCGCTCGCTGCCGCTGGTGGTCACCCACCTGCATTCGCACGCGGACCACACCTGGGGCGATGCCCTGTTCGTCAAACGGCCCAACACTACCTTGGTTAAACCGGGTGATGTTGAGGCGCTGAAAACCTTCTTCGGCATCGCCAACTGGCCGCAGCAAGTGGGCACTTACGACCTGGGTGGTCGCGTACTCGACATCATCCCAATCCCTGGGCATGACACCACCAGCATCGCCGTGTATGACCGCCAGACCGCCGTGCTGCTGACGGGCGACTCGGTTTACCCGGGCCGCATTTACGTCAATGACGCCGACCCGCAAGTGACGCAGGACAGCCTGCAACGGTTGGTCGACTTCACACGTACCCGGTTGGTGGCCCACGTATTGGGCTCGCACATCGAGCAGCGCGCGCCCTATGTCGACAACCTCAAAGGCCAGCACTATGCGCCCCAGGAAGTGGGCCTGGCGCTTGGCCGCGCGCATCTGCTGGAGATGCTCGAAGCCGCCAAGCTGCGGACCGGGCAGGGTGACCAAAGCCGGATAACCCAGAAATCCTATCGCGACTTCACGTTCTGCGGGGTGTACCCCACGTGCGCGCCGGTCAATGTGCCCGCGCAGAACGCGGGCAAATAA
- a CDS encoding NADH:flavin oxidoreductase, with product MTGSDQTILSKCVIKNVQLNNRLAVAPMTRVSASEDGVPTDAMQQYYLRFAKGGFGLVISEGIYTDQAFSQGYRYQPGLIDEQQALAWAGITRALQQQGTKMFAQLMHAGALSQGNRFRDHTVAPSAVVPVGEQMAFYFGEGAYPQPRPLSAAQIDEVIQGFVQSASRAVHISGFDGIEIHGANGYLLDQFLNAHTNLRTDSWGGSLERRLALLVAIVKAVKAEVGGSVPVGIRISQGKVNDFFYKWPGGGKDAQVIFSSLAEAGADFIHVTEHEAWQPAFADGRDSLVALARRYAPGVRLIANGSLHSVERANGALQDGADLVAVGKGALSNPDLPQVFESEDEPRPFDAAILGPIANIKGSELAFGEAL from the coding sequence ATGACTGGCTCCGATCAAACTATATTATCAAAATGCGTTATTAAGAATGTGCAGTTGAATAACCGCCTGGCAGTCGCACCGATGACCCGCGTAAGCGCCAGCGAAGACGGAGTGCCCACCGACGCCATGCAGCAGTACTACCTGCGGTTTGCAAAGGGCGGCTTTGGCCTGGTCATCTCTGAAGGCATCTACACTGACCAGGCGTTTTCCCAGGGTTACCGGTATCAGCCAGGTCTGATCGATGAGCAGCAGGCACTGGCGTGGGCCGGTATTACGCGCGCGCTGCAGCAGCAGGGCACAAAAATGTTTGCACAGTTGATGCACGCGGGTGCGCTCAGCCAAGGTAACCGGTTCCGTGACCATACCGTCGCGCCTTCGGCGGTGGTGCCGGTCGGTGAGCAAATGGCTTTTTACTTCGGCGAAGGCGCTTACCCGCAACCCCGGCCGCTCAGCGCAGCGCAGATTGACGAAGTGATTCAGGGTTTCGTCCAGTCGGCCTCCCGTGCGGTGCACATCAGTGGGTTTGACGGCATCGAGATCCACGGTGCGAATGGGTATTTGCTTGATCAGTTCCTGAACGCCCACACCAACCTGCGCACTGACAGCTGGGGCGGCAGCCTTGAGCGTCGCCTGGCCCTGCTGGTGGCAATCGTCAAAGCCGTCAAGGCTGAGGTCGGTGGTTCGGTGCCTGTGGGCATCCGTATTTCGCAAGGCAAAGTGAACGACTTCTTTTACAAGTGGCCGGGTGGGGGAAAAGACGCTCAGGTCATATTCAGTTCACTGGCTGAGGCTGGCGCGGACTTTATCCACGTGACCGAACACGAAGCGTGGCAGCCGGCCTTCGCGGATGGGCGAGATTCCCTGGTGGCACTTGCACGGCGTTACGCGCCTGGCGTGCGCCTGATTGCCAATGGCAGTTTGCACAGCGTGGAGCGGGCCAATGGCGCGTTGCAAGACGGCGCTGACCTGGTGGCGGTGGGGAAGGGTGCCCTGAGCAACCCGGACTTGCCACAGGTGTTCGAATCGGAGGACGAACCGAGGCCGTTCGACGCGGCGATCCTGGGACCGATTGCCAATATCAAGGGCAGCGAGCTGGCTTTTGGAGAGGCGCTTTGA